In Microbacterium maritypicum, the following are encoded in one genomic region:
- a CDS encoding VWA domain-containing protein, whose product MIFQPVLNPLLILLLCAPVAALAIWVLVRPPRTAGGAPADTRTVAGHRALWAMRLVLVLACAALLLRPGIPGGATQTLATDTDIVLVVDTTASIVAEDWDEGEPRLDGIREDVRTLVEEYPGARFALITSDAAAELRMPLTTDTTALMGSLEVLRPEVTSQSRGSSIGIAAPLLTETLASAAESSPDRSRMVFYFGDGEQTVDSEPESFSSSEKYTDAGAVFGYGTAEGGPMRITTGGLSEGGAEYIQYEGADALSVIDETNLEAIADQLGVEYEHRTAEAAPVLPEAPATTTNYAESGEVGNVMELYWIAALIILLILGIELTRATMLIAKLRQLRPTRQRPPGGSGQ is encoded by the coding sequence GTGATCTTCCAGCCCGTGCTGAACCCGCTGCTGATCCTGCTGCTGTGCGCCCCGGTCGCCGCACTCGCGATCTGGGTCCTGGTGCGACCGCCCCGGACCGCCGGAGGGGCGCCTGCCGACACGCGCACGGTCGCCGGACACCGCGCGCTGTGGGCGATGCGCCTGGTGCTGGTGCTCGCCTGCGCCGCGCTGCTGCTGCGCCCCGGTATCCCGGGAGGCGCGACCCAGACGCTCGCGACCGACACCGACATCGTGCTCGTCGTCGACACGACCGCGAGCATCGTGGCCGAGGACTGGGACGAGGGCGAACCGCGGCTCGACGGCATCCGTGAAGACGTGCGCACGCTCGTCGAGGAGTACCCAGGAGCACGCTTCGCGCTCATCACCTCGGATGCGGCGGCCGAGCTGAGGATGCCGCTGACCACCGACACCACGGCGCTCATGGGATCGCTGGAGGTGCTGCGGCCCGAAGTGACGAGTCAGTCGCGCGGGAGCTCGATCGGCATCGCGGCACCCCTGCTGACCGAGACCCTCGCGTCGGCGGCGGAATCATCGCCCGACCGCTCGCGGATGGTGTTCTACTTCGGCGACGGGGAGCAGACGGTCGACAGCGAGCCCGAGTCGTTCAGCTCGAGCGAGAAGTACACCGACGCAGGGGCCGTGTTCGGCTACGGCACTGCGGAGGGCGGGCCGATGCGCATCACGACGGGCGGGCTCTCCGAGGGCGGTGCCGAGTACATCCAGTACGAGGGGGCAGACGCCCTCTCCGTGATCGACGAGACGAACCTGGAGGCCATCGCCGACCAGCTCGGCGTGGAGTACGAGCATCGGACCGCAGAGGCCGCCCCCGTGCTGCCGGAGGCGCCGGCCACCACGACCAACTACGCAGAGTCGGGAGAGGTCGGCAACGTGATGGAGCTGTACTGGATCGCGGCGCTGATCATCCTCCTCATCCTGGGCATCGAGCTCACGCGCGCGACGATGCTCATCGCGAAGCTCCGGCAGCTGCGCCCGACGCGGCAGCGGCCTCCCGGTGGCTCCGGGCAGTAG